TCATCCTGCATCACTTTGGACGAAATCATAAAAATTAGGATCAATTTTATTTTGGCCAACCTGGTGAGATTTTTAGTGGGCAGACCTGGGGGTGAAAAACCTTAAGGTCATGCTAATTTTTTAATCTTGAGATCATTTAATCTAAATGTATGCTCAATTACCAAATGATAATCTTGACTTCATttaatcatttatcttaaccaAATATAAATGATAGTTTTACTTCCAAAAAGGGTACGCTCTTGGCGGATGATCAGGTTTTCTGATTTGGGTTGTTTGAAACTCGGTTCGTCTCTTTTGTTTTTGTCTATGTCTTTGTTTCGTTTTGGCTCACATATCTATCTGTATAATATTTGACAGAGAGATATGGTAGGATGTTACAAGCAGCGATAACAGCTAAAGCAAAATTAAATGGTGTTATTGAGGAAAATAAAATTAGATCGCCAAGCAATCATAAGGACTGGAAAGTCTACATGGAGAATTTATTGAAAACTAAATATCTGTGGGGAATTCTGGATGACAGTGAAGATATTGTGGATGAAAGTGCGCATCGAACAGCTCCTAACTGGTCTCACAAAAATAGGGAAGCTTTAAAAACTATAAGGATGTCATGTGGACCAGAAATGCGTTTTTTGGGGgaagtagataaagccaaagagGCATGGGAGCGGTTAGAAGCAGCTGATTGTTTGGATGGAGGTTAGATCGACTAATCTCTTAAACATAAGCTACAAAGTTCTTATTATAAGTCATCTTTTCAAGTAGCGTAGATTATATATGTTATTTACTTGGGACCTGCATATATCCATAAATAACCATATATCCCAATTTAGTTCAACAACAATTTATCATGAGAAGGTCTGTGTATCATGAATATTACAGTTTTACTCATAGTTTTACTTTGATTGTTATACATTATCACCTGCATACATGGCCTAGCTGTTATGATCGACCGTCGCATTATTATACATTAATATCCAATAGTTAGAGACACTCTATTAGTATGCTATATACAGTGTCATATATAACTTAACTCTTAAATTGAGAGTGTCTGGTCTCCGCCCTAATGATTGACAACACATGTTGACAATAGCATACATAAAGTACATACCACTGCTCCAAGCCATCCAAAATGATGAGTTCCTGGGATTTCTGAGATACGCAGAAAGGGTTCATTTCaacgctgaagcagcaagagctAAACTTacagaagaaggattaacagctcTTCACTATGCTGTTAAGTTAGGCAAAGCTGATATTGTGAAATTTCTGGTACACTTGATGACTGGAAAAGATTTAGAAATAAAGACAGATCAGGGTCAAACTGCCCTCTCCATTGCAGCTGAGGGTAATAATGTGGAACTGGTTAAGATAATGGTGACGAAGAATCCAAAGTTGCTATTTATTAAAGATGGACTCAAGCATATCCCACTTGTTACCTCCGCTATAAACGGAGACGAGGATGTGTTGCGTTATCTTTACTCACAGACAAACTTGGGAAATGTAAATTATAAGGAAATTGGAGATAAGAATGTTGCTACTCTTATTACAGCTGCACTTAGGGTGGACTTATTTGGTAAGATTCAATTGTAATCTTAGAACAATTCAATTTACTGTCCTTAAATTTAAGAAAATTATCTATTATAACTGACATGCACATATATGCAGATGTTGCATTGGAACTACTGAGAAAATTCCCAAAATTAGCTACTACTAAGGATGAGTATGAAATGACTGTTTTTAATGTATTGGCGGGAAAGCCTTCTGCCTTTCCAAGTGGAAATCGTTTTGGATTTTGGCGTACATGCATATACGAATGGAGTAAGTGATACCTCTCTTCATTGATTGGTGAAAGTTGCTCTAGTGTTACTTTATTTGATTTCTGAAATTAGTTACTCCTCACATATGGATCGAAACTTCAAATTGTGGTCCCATTGATTCTTATGGCATCGTAGAACCTCAATTATCTATTCTTCCTGTTATACAAAATGTTTATTCTGTTATTCTACATGATTGTAATTGTAAGCATGTGGATACATGTGAACCTTACGTTCATCGGAGAGGACAACATATCTTTGCAGTGCAATTTTTGTAAAGAAATAGGTCGATTATATAGTCCAGGGCCTAATTATTGTGTTCCTCTCCAGCTCTCCCTCTCACATTTGACTAGCTTGAGAAGACATCAACATGAAATAGttgattgatttatttattaGAGTATCTCTGCCATAAATCTAGAAGATTAAAATGCTAAGATAGCCTAATATTACATATCAACTTTGGTAAAAACAAAGTCGATTGATAACTGATGAATACTGTCAATATTTTTTGGTATCTATCTGTTGATGAAACAAAAATTCTTCTATGCAATGAAAAGATCAACGGTCGTTATACTGGTGTGACAGTCCAGGAAAAATTGGTGTTTGATGAATGTATATAATTTTACAAGGATGCTCTTTAACCTCgtcaatattttcatgttcataTGTTACTATCACAGTTGACGTTGAAGAACCTGGATTTATTTGTAAAGCTCTCATAGCAGTAGGTATGTATTGACAAATAATTTTAAAAAGGTTTAATATGCTATTTGCTGGTTGCTAGTGTTTGACATGTTTAGATATTCTATGTTTACTTGATTTATTGAGGAGGTCAAGTTGGGAGAAAATATGGTGGTTCTGGTCCAAGGTCTGTTATCATGACATAATTTTTATTCGATTGCCTAAACTTCTTATTCATATCTAGATCTTTGGATTTCTCAGCTTACATATCTTGTCTTTGGGTTTCTCCTCGCTAAAAATATGGAAAGGGAAATGGTAGATTTACAACTAATTACCACTAGATTTAAAAGTCTAAGTGAAATAGTCATCATTGCTAGAGTTTGTATCTCTTGACTAGTTAAGACCTATACATACTTTAAGGTTGTGACAATTCATGCTCTTCATAACCAAGGACCCGCTTGCCTTTTAATGATAATTATACTTAAAAATAGGTTCAATATCTTTCATCAATTGTGTGTTCTAGTGAAGTATTTAAATCTATTATCTAGAAGAAGTTTGGTACTAGCCACTACATATTAGTATagatgtctattttttttttcttttcttttcttgaggAATAGTAGAGATATCATCGTCGTAGAAAATAGAAAATACATGAGTCATGCTACTTACATCTAACCTTATATACCGATGAAACAGTTCCAGGTATAAAACACATACATGATATGAAAGTGAGTCATGCACAAGCCCATGAAATACTCGAGATCGTTCGTCCCCTGCTTTCCAGATTAAGTTCGAGTCAGCTCGTGGAAGCAAAAGCATGTGAAGCAATCTACCTGACAACTATTCATGGGATTGTTGAGTTTTTCACAGTGCTCATGAATCAACCTAATCTGATAGACTTTAGAGATGAAGACGGACGAGGTTTATTTCAGAATGCTGTTTTATATCGACAACAAAACATCTTTGATATAATATCTCAGATGGGATTAAGAAACGAGATTACTGATAGTTTGGACAAGGACGGGAACAACATCTTACACTGTGCTGGAATTTGGGAATCATCGCGACTTGATAAAGTCTCTGGCGAGGCTCTACAAATGCAAAGGGAGATACAATGGTATCAGGTATGCCAAAAATTAGCGACTCAGTTAAATTTTATTCAAACAACTATTTTTATAAACAACTCCAAACAATAACGAGCAAGTGAGAGGTTGAGATTGCATGGAAAGGTTTGTGCCTATCCAGCTTTTATATGCATTTTCAGTCTTCAACTTACTTGTAcacatgacaattaaattgattttaCATATTTATCACAAATCTCAGGAGGTGGAAAGACTGGTAAAACTAAGACACAGAGAGATGGAGAACAAAGAAGGTTTGAAACCTAAGGATTTGTtcaaaaaacaacataaaaatttAGCAAAAGAAGCAGCATCGTGGATGAAAGAAACATCGCAAGCGTGTATGGTTGTCTCTACCCTTATAGCCACAGTTATGTTTGCGGCAGCGTTCACAGTACCCGGTGGCAATGACCAAAATACAGGACTCCCAATGTTTCAGAAAAAAAGAGCCTTTGCAATATTTATAGTCTCAGATGCAATTTCTCTTTTCTCTTCGTGTACGTCTGTCTTGATGTTCTTCTCTTTATTAACTGCACGCTATGCGCAGCAAGATTTCCTGGTATCATTGCATAGGAAATTGATACTTGGTCTGTCCTCCCTCTTCATCTCTATAGCAACCATGATGGCTGCTTTTGCTGCAACACTTGTTATTGCTGTTCAAAGGGAAGTTTGGTGGGCTTACATCCCAGTGACTCTATTAGCAAGTGTCCCAGTTATCTTATTTGGTCTTTTGCAACTTCCTCTTTTTGTTGACATAGTCAAGTCCACCTATTGGCCCAGTCTTCCTCGTAAGAAAACATTGTatgttaaaaagaaaaacaagtagAATATTTAATGTTCCTGACCTTAATTTGCTTGTGTTCCTTGTACAATGAATCTAATGAAGGAGAACTTTATTGTgttaaattttttgtttctttcttatcATATTATACAGCTCTTTGTACTGCGTTTGTTTTGCTTTTTCTCTTTGATAAAACTCCACCTGAATGGTGAAATCCTTCAATTAAAGTTTTGTTTCAGATCTCACACTTGTAATTGTTCCGCTGTTTAGAAGTTGCCTAGCACTTCAAATCAAACAACCACTGCAGCCTGCAGGTGCAGGTACCCTAACTACAAAATCATACAAAAGATATTCAAACACATTAAGATCCTCATTGTGTAAATTTTTACTCTTATGATATTACATTTTCTTACTAGTACATATATGTATCCTGACTACACTAATTATCCACTCGCCTTCCTGGGTTATCCACCCTTATTCCAATGGGTGGACACCAAGAGACGGTCGGGTGCAGCACCTTTTTAAAAAATATAGTACAATAAACAATTCCATCTCCATGGATCAAGGAAACTAGTAACTACCTAATTTTTTCTGCTCATTTCAATCTCTAGTCTATATCAAATTCTGGCACTTTGTATCGAATTGTATTCCCCTCTAGCAGTCCGGGGGTTTCGTCTGAAGTAACAAGCTATGGGTAACTAGCTATGGTAAGTATGGTGATTGATTTGTAACCATTTAAAAACCTGAAGATGCTTCTCATCTGCTGGGAAATAAATGATGTACAACCCGAGATTTTATCACCTTGGGTTGAACTGGGCACCTATCTGGCTGCCTTACAATATAAATTTGATCACCAAAACTGTTGTACAAATCCTGATTCCGGTGCCATGTCCATAAAGCGTGTGTGTCATTCTTCATCTGCAAAAGACATGATAAGCCATCATCAGTTTGTGCTCTTATTTTTCTGAAGCTGCCAATGGCAAAAAATGGAGATCCTTTTAAGGGCGGAAACTTGCAGAGAAGCATCCTTGCAAAATACTGGCCCATAAATCATATTCATGTGAGCCCACAGTCTGGTTTAAAAGAAAGAGTGGTATCAACATATCCCAGCTTGTGTGTGCAAAATTCTTCATCATTTAGGATTCCTGGCACAGTATTGTACAGTCAGAACAGAGCCACAAACAACAAGAGAAAGAAGGGAGTACCTCTAGGATGCCATGACCAAAGCTACTTTCTCGGTATGCACTAAAATCAGGTTGTCGATCCCAGCAGAATTTACCCGCAGCAGGGCCTGAGGTGAAATTAAATGCGCAGAAGCCACCCATGTATTCATCTGGTGTTGTTGATGGGTCTGGACAGTTACCAGGTTCATCGGCGTGTTTGACAGCCATCTTCTCTCTATTGCCTCCATCTCCAACAGTGATGTAAACAGGACCACATGGATCCAGTGAGTAGTTATAGACACGATTGGACCTTTCATAGGCATGTACCTAAAGTTTTTGGAAATAACTTAATTTAGCATGTTAAACAAAGAAGAGACCAAGACAGACATGTGAATGGCGGCTCAGACAATCCAGTCAATGTCTAGTTTCTACTGAGATAGACGAACATCAATATACTTGGTAGAATATTTAAGTTAACAGTGACGGTATAGAGAAAGTAATTAGCGTAAAAAAAATACAACTGTCTGACTTACATGTCCATTGAAAACCATGTCAACACCATACGAGTAGAGCAAGTCTTCCATCGCCACCCTCATACACTCGGCTTCTCTGTAATGAGGTTTGTAGGAATTGTACCAAGGTGGGTGCCATGTTGCGACCAACCATGGAGTTACTGATCTGTCCACATTAGCCAAATCTTTTTCCAACCAATTATACTGTTCCCCTGTGAAGGAATAAAGATTAGGCCATATTATAGTTCAGCAGATTTAGTATGTGAAGCAGTAAAACATTCATCCATGATTTAAGTATTTCAATGCAATTAAATTTTCTTAAGATAGTCGAAAGCACGATTCAAATAATGCGGATGATTTTGAGATTGACACCATCTAAAATTCCTTCTTGAAAATAAAAATGTTCTCTGATAAGTGAAAAAATGGCAATCAAAATTTACTGGATTACATGATTCATACTTCCTGGAGACCAATCAATTCCAAGAACACTTAACGAAGAAATACTTAAAAGACTTTTTGCATTTAATGTTTCTGTATCACAACTTGAATTGAGAATATTCACGGTGACCATCGTTAGCAACTATTTTCAACAATAGGTATTATTAAAAGATGTATCAGAAAATTCTTTTTGCAAATTAATCTTTTTTGTTTCTTCGGATTAATGAGATTCTGAAAGAAAACAGCAGTGGAAAAAATAATTTACCTGACTTGTTATAGTCGATGTAGGCACCAAGCATAATGAAGTGTATGCCACCTGCACTGAATGAATAATAAAATGTGGAGGAAGATCCACTTTCTTCATTAGGGAATGCAAATCGAGAACTATAAGCTGCGAATGTCTTGTTATCAGCTTGGGATTCTATTTCATGATTGCCTTCTACCACCATTATCGGAACTTTAGATATCAGAGGCTGCATGTACCTGAATGTGCATATCGGACGTCATGTACAGAGAGTACAACAAAATAAAGCTTATAGAAAGCTAAATATTTCTTGATGAGAAGCAGCTCAAGTACAATGAGAGAATGGGTTCAGTATTTACCTTCCCCAATAATCCCAACGAGGCTGGTAGGTTTCATGAATAGGAGTATCTTTAAACGAACACGAATAGCAATCCGACCCAGAACCATTTGTAAGGTACAGATTCGCGTAAGTTACATCACCAACCAACACCACAAGATCAGGATTGTTACTTCTCAAGTGGTCGATTGTGGATGTTGTGTTGTATGTCAGACCCAAATCTCCGACAATTGCAATTCTCCCAGGGTAGCTCCTAGGAGACGAAATTGGCATGGTCTTAAAAGAAAGCAGAGGACTCAAAGCTGGTATGGAAGGATCTCCACAGCGATAATAATACAGTGTGCTAGGATTCAAGCCTGTGAAAGGGCATACAAAAGGAGATGCAAAATTAAATTTCAAAATCTCAACTTTCCCTTCGAAGAGTATGATAATGATATAACTATACTGCTGCATGATAGAAGAACCTTAAAAGAATCACACTGGCAACATATTACAGGTTAGGCTTTTTATAGCAATGTCTAATGTGAAACCTCGTTTATGTATCATTCCGTGATCGACATGCTAAAACTGTGTGCTTGATCAATAAATCTGAGCAAAATGAGAATCTTATGCAAACCAAACACATCTTATTCAAGGCTCAGTGGTTTGGTTTGAATAGGTGAGGCACTGCCTCAAGATGCTACCTTTGGAGCAATTACAAAAATCGAAAGGGTAAAGCTGCAAAACTAAATGGGAAACATACCTGTGAGGCGAACATGGTGTATGATTCCAGAAGTGTAATTCTTAAGACCATGGAAAGGATAAAGCTGATTGTAAACAAGAGAATGCCCAGTAGCATCATGAAACAATGGAAACCTTAGCGTTCCAAAACGAACTAAACTCCCTACAGTTTTCGGATTCAGAGGCTTCACATTATCCCCAATTTGATATTCCCCTATAATTTGCATtccagaaacaaaaacaaaaaaaatgagcttaataaccaacctaattgaagctTTATAAGAGAATTTGGCAGAAACTATAAAtatttaaactttttttgtgcAAAATTATAAACCCAAATGCAATTTTTTTACAAAATTCAGAGAaactaaaatgaaaaatgaaaattgataCCTGTAATCCAAGAAATCCAGACAGAATCATGAGAAGCCGAAAGAGAAACAGAGATCTGTTCGGGTTCAAAACCCTTAACATTTCGTTGGACACGAGGATCTGTATCAGGCAAATCAACAGCATGTCCACGGAAATTATCATCGAACGGAACTGTAACTGGATCAAATGGACCATCAAGTGTTGATGGAATATCCCCATTCACCAAAATGAAGAAACTCCCCAAGAAAAAACTAAGCAAAACcaaatttatcatcatcatcatcggtaTTATCTTCATTTTTCGAAACTGAAAAGAATAAAATGGGTAAAATCTAGGTCGACATCTTTGTTTAATACAGAGGTTGTTGGATTTGGATTTAAATAGAAAAACAAATGGATAGATAACGAATAGAGAGAGGAATTTGAAAAGGACGGGAATATTCGCGGGAGTATTCGAATGCTAGTCTATTCGATTGCGCTTGAAATGTTCGGTGGTCGCATTCTCTGGTTATATAGTGCCAAATTATGTTTCCTGTTTAAGCGGACTACTTGACTAGTAACATGTACTTTAACGGATATCATGCGACTCAAGTGGAAGTGGTTGCTAGAATTGTGTGTTGCTTTAAACAACGGAAAACAATTTTGTTTGCCAAGACATCTTTCATCATCCCCACGGTGTCGTTCGGTGGGTATCAATTCTCATTTCTCACTGAATTTCTTTCACTATCGGTTCGAATCAGTTGGCGTacttgagttacaaaaaaaaaatgttcaaaaaCCTTTTGAAATCAACATATTCGCGTACTGACCAACTCAGTTTGTGTATTTATGGATTCAAAAATGTTCAGAAATCCAAAAGATTCTGGACATTTTGATTATAGTTAAATACACAATctcagaataatttttaaaaacaaaaatattaattttttgtgaaacaaaatatttttatttgatttctgcTTCTAAAATTCAAACGCGCTATTAGAATTTTTATTTGTTGTTGTTTACATTTTTATTTTGGTAATCCAAAAACATAAAGATGTTATTACATTGTGATTGTCGTGAAACTAAAAGAACCCTTAATTTTGGAGCAAAGGAAATAAAAGTATAATTTCAGGGGCCTTTCTTAAAGAAACCCCTACTTTTGGTTAATTAGTTATATGCTTTAGCTAAAGTTTCCACGATACTTATACCCACCAGTGAGTAATGATTAAAGGAATTGTTAGTTGGCATTGACCAGTCAATTACTGTGATGGTGTTCCAAATCTTTGAATCATG
This genomic stretch from Papaver somniferum cultivar HN1 chromosome 5, ASM357369v1, whole genome shotgun sequence harbors:
- the LOC113283015 gene encoding protein ACCELERATED CELL DEATH 6-like isoform X2 encodes the protein MALVDLAEIAIVDELLTRDNSEEWKVKTKNYLSDQDLWGIEDEVRTYRYAENQFQPWTIRKKGNGRLRITCGLELLPAILHKEAWEALAATTNLDEAAATINFGEAAAATNLDGVLIFNEILTSTNYENWKMNMKNILLRRDLWSFVGTKAFQPPSGQADNFSIWKAANRKALEILNMSCGEEMLPHILYIDSFRDAWNHLALVAAASTAEKERYGRMLQAAITAKAKLNGVIEENKIRSPSNHKDWKVYMENLLKTKYLWGILDDSEDIVDESAHRTAPNWSHKNREALKTIRMSCGPEMRFLGEVDKAKEAWERLEAADCLDGAYIKYIPLLQAIQNDEFLGFLRYAERVHFNAEAARAKLTEEGLTALHYAVKLGKADIVKFLVHLMTGKDLEIKTDQGQTALSIAAEGNNVELVKIMVTKNPKLLFIKDGLKHIPLVTSAINGDEDVLRYLYSQTNLGNVNYKEIGDKNVATLITAALRVDLFDVALELLRKFPKLATTKDEYEMTVFNVLAGKPSAFPSGNRFGFWRTCIYEWIDVEEPGFICKALIAVVPGIKHIHDMKVSHAQAHEILEIVRPLLSRLSSSQLVEAKACEAIYLTTIHGIVEFFTVLMNQPNLIDFRDEDGRGLFQNAVLYRQQNIFDIISQMGLRNEITDSLDKDGNNILHCAGIWESSRLDKVSGEALQMQREIQWYQEVERLVKLRHREMENKEGLKPKDLFKKQHKNLAKEAASWMKETSQACMVVSTLIATVMFAAAFTVPGGNDQNTGLPMFQKKRAFAIFIVSDAISLFSSCTSVLMFFSLLTARYAQQDFLVSLHRKLILGLSSLFISIATMMAAFAATLVIAVQREVWWAYIPVTLLASVPVILFGLLQLPLFVDIVKSTYWPSLPRKKTLYVKKKNK
- the LOC113283015 gene encoding uncharacterized protein LOC113283015 isoform X7, whose translation is MALVDLAEIAIVDELLTRDNSEEWKVKTKNYLSDQDLWGIEDEVRTYRYAENQFQPWTIRKKGNGRLRITCGLELLPAILHKEAWEALAEVSNTTAIAATTNLDEAAATINFGEAAAATNLDGVLIFNEILTSTNYENWKMNMKNILLRRDLWSFVGTKAFQPPSGQADNFSIWKAANRKALEILNMSCGEEMLPHILYIDSFRDAWNHLALVAAASTAEKERYGRMLQAAITAKAKLNGVIEENKIRSPSNHKDWKVYMENLLKTKYLWGILDDSEDIVDESAHRTAPNWSHKNREALKTIRMSCGPEMRFLGEVDKAKEAWERLEAADCLDGAYIKYIPLLQAIQNDEFLGFLRYAERVHFNAEAARAKLTEEGLTALHYAVKLGKADIVKFLVHLMTGKDLEIKTDQGQTALSIAAEGNNVELVKIMVTKNPKLLFIKDGLKHIPLVTSAINGDEDVLRYLYSQTNLGNVNYKEIGDKNVATLITAALRVDLFDVALELLRKFPKLATTKDEYEMTVFNVLAGKPSAFPSGNRFGFWRTCIYEWIDVEEPGFICKALIAVGGQVGRKYGGSGPSSRYKTHT
- the LOC113283015 gene encoding protein ACCELERATED CELL DEATH 6-like isoform X4, yielding MALVDLAEIAIVDELLTRDNSEEWKVKTKNYLSDQDLWGIEDEVRTYRYAENQFQPWTIRKKGNGRLRITCGLELLPAILHKEAWEALAEVSNTTAIAATTNLDEAAATINFGEAAAATNLDGVLIFNEILTSTNYENWKMNMKNILLRRDLWSFVGTKAFQPPSGQADNFSIWKAANRKALEILNMSCGEEMLPHILYIDSFRDAWNHLALVAAASTAEKERYGRMLQAAITAKAKLNGVIEENKIRSPSNHKDWKVYMENLLKTKYLWGILDDSEDIVDESAHRTAPNWSHKNREALKTIRMSCGPEMRFLGEVDKAKEAWERLEAADCLDGERVHFNAEAARAKLTEEGLTALHYAVKLGKADIVKFLVHLMTGKDLEIKTDQGQTALSIAAEGNNVELVKIMVTKNPKLLFIKDGLKHIPLVTSAINGDEDVLRYLYSQTNLGNVNYKEIGDKNVATLITAALRVDLFDVALELLRKFPKLATTKDEYEMTVFNVLAGKPSAFPSGNRFGFWRTCIYEWIDVEEPGFICKALIAVVPGIKHIHDMKVSHAQAHEILEIVRPLLSRLSSSQLVEAKACEAIYLTTIHGIVEFFTVLMNQPNLIDFRDEDGRGLFQNAVLYRQQNIFDIISQMGLRNEITDSLDKDGNNILHCAGIWESSRLDKVSGEALQMQREIQWYQEVERLVKLRHREMENKEGLKPKDLFKKQHKNLAKEAASWMKETSQACMVVSTLIATVMFAAAFTVPGGNDQNTGLPMFQKKRAFAIFIVSDAISLFSSCTSVLMFFSLLTARYAQQDFLVSLHRKLILGLSSLFISIATMMAAFAATLVIAVQREVWWAYIPVTLLASVPVILFGLLQLPLFVDIVKSTYWPSLPRKKTLYVKKKNK
- the LOC113283015 gene encoding protein ACCELERATED CELL DEATH 6-like isoform X1, translating into MALVDLAEIAIVDELLTRDNSEEWKVKTKNYLSDQDLWGIEDEVRTYRYAENQFQPWTIRKKGNGRLRITCGLELLPAILHKEAWEALAEVSNTTAIAATTNLDEAAATINFGEAAAATNLDGVLIFNEILTSTNYENWKMNMKNILLRRDLWSFVGTKAFQPPSGQADNFSIWKAANRKALEILNMSCGEEMLPHILYIDSFRDAWNHLALVAAASTAEKERYGRMLQAAITAKAKLNGVIEENKIRSPSNHKDWKVYMENLLKTKYLWGILDDSEDIVDESAHRTAPNWSHKNREALKTIRMSCGPEMRFLGEVDKAKEAWERLEAADCLDGAYIKYIPLLQAIQNDEFLGFLRYAERVHFNAEAARAKLTEEGLTALHYAVKLGKADIVKFLVHLMTGKDLEIKTDQGQTALSIAAEGNNVELVKIMVTKNPKLLFIKDGLKHIPLVTSAINGDEDVLRYLYSQTNLGNVNYKEIGDKNVATLITAALRVDLFDVALELLRKFPKLATTKDEYEMTVFNVLAGKPSAFPSGNRFGFWRTCIYEWIDVEEPGFICKALIAVVPGIKHIHDMKVSHAQAHEILEIVRPLLSRLSSSQLVEAKACEAIYLTTIHGIVEFFTVLMNQPNLIDFRDEDGRGLFQNAVLYRQQNIFDIISQMGLRNEITDSLDKDGNNILHCAGIWESSRLDKVSGEALQMQREIQWYQEVERLVKLRHREMENKEGLKPKDLFKKQHKNLAKEAASWMKETSQACMVVSTLIATVMFAAAFTVPGGNDQNTGLPMFQKKRAFAIFIVSDAISLFSSCTSVLMFFSLLTARYAQQDFLVSLHRKLILGLSSLFISIATMMAAFAATLVIAVQREVWWAYIPVTLLASVPVILFGLLQLPLFVDIVKSTYWPSLPRKKTLYVKKKNK
- the LOC113283015 gene encoding ankyrin repeat-containing protein ITN1-like isoform X3, producing MALVDLAEIAIVDELLTRDNSEEWKVKTKNYLSDQDLWGIEDEVRTYRYAENQFQPWTIRKKGNGRLRITCGLELLPAILHKEAWEALAEVSNTTAIAATTNLDEAAATINFGEAAAATNLDGVLIFNEILTSTNYENWKMNMKNILLRRDLWSFVGTKAFQPPSGQADNFSIWKAANRKALEILNMSCGEEMLPHILYIDSFRDAWNHLALVAAASTAEKERYGRMLQAAITAKAKLNGVIEENKIRSPSNHKDWKVYMENLLKTKYLWGILDDSEDIVDESAHRTAPNWSHKNREALKTIRMSCGPEMRFLGEVDKAKEAWERLEAADCLDGAYIKYIPLLQAIQNDEFLGFLRYAERVHFNAEAARAKLTEEGLTALHYAVKLGKADIVKFLVHLMTGKDLEIKTDQGQTALSIAAEGNNVELVKIMVTKNPKLLFIKDGLKHIPLVTSAINGDEDVLRYLYSQTNLGNVNYKEIGDKNVATLITAALRVDLFDVALELLRKFPKLATTKDEYEMTVFNVLAGKPSAFPSGNRFGFWRTCIYEWIPGIKHIHDMKVSHAQAHEILEIVRPLLSRLSSSQLVEAKACEAIYLTTIHGIVEFFTVLMNQPNLIDFRDEDGRGLFQNAVLYRQQNIFDIISQMGLRNEITDSLDKDGNNILHCAGIWESSRLDKVSGEALQMQREIQWYQEVERLVKLRHREMENKEGLKPKDLFKKQHKNLAKEAASWMKETSQACMVVSTLIATVMFAAAFTVPGGNDQNTGLPMFQKKRAFAIFIVSDAISLFSSCTSVLMFFSLLTARYAQQDFLVSLHRKLILGLSSLFISIATMMAAFAATLVIAVQREVWWAYIPVTLLASVPVILFGLLQLPLFVDIVKSTYWPSLPRKKTLYVKKKNK
- the LOC113283015 gene encoding ankyrin repeat-containing protein ITN1-like isoform X6, which codes for MRTRAASCNSAQRSLGSTSSLSWHIKPEVSNTTAIAATTNLDEAAATINFGEAAAATNLDGVLIFNEILTSTNYENWKMNMKNILLRRDLWSFVGTKAFQPPSGQADNFSIWKAANRKALEILNMSCGEEMLPHILYIDSFRDAWNHLALVAAASTAEKERYGRMLQAAITAKAKLNGVIEENKIRSPSNHKDWKVYMENLLKTKYLWGILDDSEDIVDESAHRTAPNWSHKNREALKTIRMSCGPEMRFLGEVDKAKEAWERLEAADCLDGAYIKYIPLLQAIQNDEFLGFLRYAERVHFNAEAARAKLTEEGLTALHYAVKLGKADIVKFLVHLMTGKDLEIKTDQGQTALSIAAEGNNVELVKIMVTKNPKLLFIKDGLKHIPLVTSAINGDEDVLRYLYSQTNLGNVNYKEIGDKNVATLITAALRVDLFDVALELLRKFPKLATTKDEYEMTVFNVLAGKPSAFPSGNRFGFWRTCIYEWIDVEEPGFICKALIAVVPGIKHIHDMKVSHAQAHEILEIVRPLLSRLSSSQLVEAKACEAIYLTTIHGIVEFFTVLMNQPNLIDFRDEDGRGLFQNAVLYRQQNIFDIISQMGLRNEITDSLDKDGNNILHCAGIWESSRLDKVSGEALQMQREIQWYQEVERLVKLRHREMENKEGLKPKDLFKKQHKNLAKEAASWMKETSQACMVVSTLIATVMFAAAFTVPGGNDQNTGLPMFQKKRAFAIFIVSDAISLFSSCTSVLMFFSLLTARYAQQDFLVSLHRKLILGLSSLFISIATMMAAFAATLVIAVQREVWWAYIPVTLLASVPVILFGLLQLPLFVDIVKSTYWPSLPRKKTLYVKKKNK